The genomic segment GGATGGATTAATATCATTGAATTCGACTATCTTCTTGACTCTTACATGAAGATTACATCAATGGAAAATTAACTCCTCACTTTTTTATCACATCCTTTAATGGTTTTTTGAAAAATATTTGCTTCCCTGCAATCCCAATAACTGGTGAATTACATCGGAATTGCATAAAGATGAGCTTCCTCTAAATTATTACTTTCACTCCGCTAGGCTTTGAGTTAAATAAATTCAGACAAAAATATTCAGATCAAAACAATCCAACAGGTGTTCTAATGCATCAAACGCTCCAGAAATACTTCGGCTACACAGAATTTCGCCCGCACCAGGAAGAAATCATATTAGATGTCCTCAACGGAAAGGACACCTTTGTATTAATGCCAACCGGCGGTGGTAAATCCTTATGCTACCAGCTGCCAGCACTCCTTTTGAGCGGTGTAACAGTGGTCATATCACCCCTGATATCACTGATGAAGGACCAGGTGGATACCCTCAGATCCAACGGCATCTCGGCCGCTTACCTTAACAGCACCCTCTCCCACAGTGAAGCGCTTGAGATCAAAAATGCCTTGCTGGAAAACCAGATCAAGGTCCTATATATAGCCCCGGAACGCCTGATGATGTCCCAGACCATATCGTTTTTGAAAGATGTGGACATCGGCCTGTTCGCAGTGGATGAAGCTCACTGCATTTCAGAATGGGGCCATGATTTCAGACCAGAGTACAGACGCGTAAATATATTGAGGGCTAATTTCCCAAAAATTCCTATAATTGCATTGACAGCAACAGCCTCACCTAAGGTCCGCTCTGATATTATTTCCCAGCTTCACCTGTCTGATCCTAATATTTACGTAGCCGGTTTTGATCGCAAGAATCTTTTCTATGAGGTCAGGCCCAAGCAGGACTCCTATAACCAGTTGCTTAAGTATTTAAAAGAGCACAGGGGTAAGTGCGGGATAATCTACTGCTTAAGCAGAAATTCTGTGGAAATGCTGGCTATCAAGCTGCAGAAAAACGGTTTCAGGGCTCTGCCCTACCATGCCGGCCTGTCTGATATACAGCGGGCCCGTAACCAGGATAGCTTCATAAAAGATGATACCCAGATCATTGTAGCCACCATCGCCTTTGGAATGGGGATCGATAAACCCAATGTGCGTTATGTGATACATTACGACCTGCCGAAAAATCTTGAAAGCTATTACCAAGAAACAGGAAGGGGTGGCCGGGACGGTCTGCCGTGTGACTGCCTTTTGTTCTTCAGTCATGGGGACCGTTATAAGATCGAATATTTCATCCATCAGAAGCAAAGCAAAAAGGAACAGGATATTGCACTTGCTCAGTTACGTGAGATGATAAACTACTGCTCCAGTTCCACATGCCGCAGGGGGGTACTGTTGAAATATTTTGGCGAGGAGCTTACACGGGATCATTGTGATAACTGTGATATCTGCCTGAACCCAAAAGAGACATTTGACGGGACCGAAGCTGCCAAAAAACTGATGTGCTGCATAGAAGATCTGGAGCAGCGTTTTGGTTTAAACCATGTGATAGAAGTGCTGGTGGGTTCCAGGACAAAAAAGATAATCTCAAACAAGCATGATCTGCTGGACAGCTATGGTTTGGGAGGGGATTACTCAAAAGACCAATGGAAGGATATTGCCAGGGAGATGATCCAGCTTGGGATCCTGATGGTTGAAGGGGAGCGATATCCTATATTGAAACTTAACCGGGAAAGCTTTGACGTGCTGGATGGTTCACACTCTGTCAATCTTACAAAACCGGCAAAAGAAGTAGGGGTCATTCCCAAACAGGTCAATTCTCAGGTTGATCCGGAACTGTTCGACAGATTAAGACGTATCAGAAAAACCTTTGCCGATGAACAGAATATCCCCCCATACATCATAT from the Methanosarcinales archaeon genome contains:
- the recQ gene encoding DNA helicase RecQ encodes the protein MHQTLQKYFGYTEFRPHQEEIILDVLNGKDTFVLMPTGGGKSLCYQLPALLLSGVTVVISPLISLMKDQVDTLRSNGISAAYLNSTLSHSEALEIKNALLENQIKVLYIAPERLMMSQTISFLKDVDIGLFAVDEAHCISEWGHDFRPEYRRVNILRANFPKIPIIALTATASPKVRSDIISQLHLSDPNIYVAGFDRKNLFYEVRPKQDSYNQLLKYLKEHRGKCGIIYCLSRNSVEMLAIKLQKNGFRALPYHAGLSDIQRARNQDSFIKDDTQIIVATIAFGMGIDKPNVRYVIHYDLPKNLESYYQETGRGGRDGLPCDCLLFFSHGDRYKIEYFIHQKQSKKEQDIALAQLREMINYCSSSTCRRGVLLKYFGEELTRDHCDNCDICLNPKETFDGTEAAKKLMCCIEDLEQRFGLNHVIEVLVGSRTKKIISNKHDLLDSYGLGGDYSKDQWKDIAREMIQLGILMVEGERYPILKLNRESFDVLDGSHSVNLTKPAKEVGVIPKQVNSQVDPELFDRLRRIRKTFADEQNIPPYIIFSDNSLQQMAIDRPGTRADFLKIIGVGEYKLKKYGDIFLREIAKHFAKDDAPHSKGLSDTQLETLSLHKQNLSIEQIAKVRNLGLSTIVGHIEKLILAGEIDSIDDWVDQEKQKTIQEAIADMGGEFLSPIKEKLGDGYLYEDIKLVRAVMMVGH